The following coding sequences are from one Betaproteobacteria bacterium window:
- a CDS encoding DUF2167 domain-containing protein — MRQVLWVLFLVWPIFGWAQGDSTIETELKKLAWQVGPSEARIGDKATIKVPDGYVFLDDKNTRRFLELMGNPPPEGHYLFAPKTLAWFAVFSFNPSGYVKDDEKIDPDELLKSLKANDEPSNEERQRLGMSKIYTDGWEVLPHYDNQTKRLEWGLRLRNEQGRTNVNYTSRLLGRSGVMSATLVTGTSSLAADSAIFKTALEQFSYAPGENYSEFKQGDKLAAYGLGALILGGAAAVATKKGLWAVIGGFFVAFWKILVGVFVAAVAGFKSMFKKKE; from the coding sequence ATGCGGCAGGTTCTGTGGGTTTTATTTCTCGTCTGGCCGATTTTCGGATGGGCTCAGGGCGACTCGACGATAGAGACGGAGCTGAAGAAGCTCGCCTGGCAAGTCGGCCCATCCGAAGCCCGGATCGGCGACAAGGCGACGATCAAGGTCCCCGACGGCTATGTTTTTCTGGACGACAAGAATACGCGGCGGTTTCTTGAACTGATGGGCAACCCTCCCCCCGAAGGTCACTATCTGTTCGCACCCAAAACGCTCGCATGGTTCGCGGTTTTTTCTTTCAACCCTTCCGGATATGTGAAGGACGACGAGAAAATAGATCCTGATGAATTGCTGAAGTCGTTGAAGGCGAACGACGAGCCTTCCAACGAAGAGCGTCAGCGCCTGGGTATGTCGAAAATATACACGGACGGCTGGGAAGTCCTCCCGCACTACGACAACCAGACCAAGCGCCTGGAATGGGGCTTGCGGTTGAGGAATGAACAGGGTCGCACCAACGTCAACTACACGAGCCGCCTGCTTGGCCGGTCGGGCGTGATGAGCGCCACGCTGGTCACCGGCACCAGTTCGTTGGCGGCCGACTCGGCCATATTCAAAACCGCGCTGGAGCAATTCTCCTATGCGCCCGGCGAAAATTATTCGGAGTTCAAGCAAGGCGACAAGCTCGCGGCCTACGGCCTGGGTGCGTTGATACTCGGTGGCGCCGCGGCCGTTGCCACGAAGAAAGGGTTGTGGGCGGTCATCGGCGGCTTTTTCGTGGCGTTCTGGAAGATTCTTGTCGGCGTTTTCGTAGCGGCGGTGGCCGGCTTCAAATCCATGTTCAAAAAGAAAGAGTGA
- a CDS encoding paraslipin codes for MYPPTQGYAVPFFIIAVAVVFVIEGVQVVPQQNAWVVERLGKFNTILEPGLTFIVPFIDRVAYRHSLKEVPLDVPEQVCITKDNTQLSVDGIIYFQVTDPRLASYGTSNYVFAITQLAQTTLRSEVGKMELDKTFESRDEMNKQVVSVLDEAGRTWGVKVLRYEIKNLTPPEAILRSMQAQITAEREKRALIAKSEGQRQQEINLADGEKQAKILSSEGDKTAAINKAQGEAGAIKMIAEAQAEAVRVVGEAMGSDGGQRAANLKVAEAYVGAFRDLAKAGNTLIIPSNLSDAASFVASAMTVLDRAKVGADAQKGAKA; via the coding sequence ATGTATCCGCCGACGCAAGGCTATGCGGTGCCGTTCTTCATCATCGCCGTCGCGGTGGTGTTCGTCATCGAGGGCGTGCAGGTGGTGCCGCAGCAGAACGCCTGGGTGGTGGAGCGTCTCGGCAAGTTCAACACCATCCTCGAGCCGGGGCTCACATTCATCGTGCCGTTCATCGACCGCGTCGCCTACCGGCACTCGCTCAAGGAAGTGCCGCTCGACGTGCCCGAACAGGTCTGCATCACCAAGGACAACACCCAGCTCTCCGTGGACGGGATCATCTACTTCCAGGTGACCGATCCGCGGCTGGCGAGCTACGGCACGTCGAACTACGTGTTCGCCATCACCCAGCTCGCGCAAACCACGCTGCGCAGCGAAGTCGGCAAGATGGAACTGGACAAGACCTTCGAAAGCCGCGACGAAATGAACAAACAAGTGGTGTCCGTGCTCGATGAAGCCGGCCGCACCTGGGGCGTGAAAGTGCTGCGCTACGAGATCAAGAACCTGACGCCGCCGGAAGCGATCCTGCGTTCGATGCAGGCGCAGATCACCGCGGAGCGGGAAAAGCGCGCGCTGATCGCCAAGTCCGAAGGCCAGCGCCAGCAGGAGATCAACTTAGCCGACGGCGAGAAGCAAGCGAAGATCCTTTCCTCCGAAGGCGACAAGACCGCCGCGATCAACAAGGCGCAGGGCGAAGCCGGCGCCATCAAGATGATCGCCGAAGCGCAGGCGGAAGCGGTGCGCGTGGTCGGCGAGGCGATGGGCAGCGACGGCGGGCAGCGTGCGGCGAACCTGAAAGTCGCGGAGGCTTACGTCGGCGCATTCAGGGATCTGGCGAAGGCGGGCAACACGCTGATCATTCCTTCCAACTTATCCGATGCGGCGAGCTTTGTGGCGAGCGCGATGACGGTGCTGGATCGGGCAAAGGTGGGGGCGGATGCGCAGAAGGGAGCAAAGGCTTAG
- a CDS encoding HigA family addiction module antidote protein has protein sequence MPKVFATRDLISGNIGLSGMEPHGLTANALANALHVPANRITAILKGQRGITADTALRLARYFGTTPDLWLNLQKDYELRLAKDDAEAEIESLVRPMAA, from the coding sequence ATGCCGAAGGTCTTCGCAACCAGGGATTTAATCTCGGGGAATATCGGGCTTTCCGGAATGGAGCCGCACGGGCTGACGGCGAATGCGCTGGCGAACGCGCTGCATGTGCCGGCCAACCGGATCACGGCGATACTGAAGGGCCAACGCGGCATCACCGCCGATACCGCACTTCGGCTGGCGCGCTATTTCGGCACGACGCCCGACTTGTGGCTGAATTTGCAAAAGGACTACGAATTGCGTCTGGCAAAGGATGATGCCGAAGCGGAAATCGAATCACTGGTCAGACCGATGGCTGCTTGA
- a CDS encoding nucleotidyltransferase domain-containing protein, with product MVRESLQPFARKILAAFIYGSVARGEHDASSDVDVLVVGDIAPSRLAPMQLELGRILGRRMSVVVYGAAEFRKHIAEREHFIANLMTQPRIWLIGTEADLAAWYGNGARQSRRRKAA from the coding sequence GTGGTGCGTGAGTCGCTGCAACCTTTCGCCCGGAAGATCCTCGCCGCGTTCATCTACGGTTCGGTGGCCCGCGGGGAACACGATGCATCAAGCGACGTCGATGTGCTTGTGGTGGGCGATATCGCGCCATCCCGGCTTGCGCCGATGCAACTGGAGCTCGGTCGTATTCTCGGCCGCCGCATGTCCGTCGTAGTCTACGGCGCGGCCGAATTCCGCAAACACATCGCCGAGCGCGAACACTTTATCGCAAACCTGATGACGCAACCTCGTATCTGGCTCATCGGCACGGAGGCGGATCTTGCGGCCTGGTATGGCAACGGCGCTAGACAATCTCGTCGTCGCAAGGCAGCTTAA
- a CDS encoding NfeD family protein — protein sequence MQPALAWLLVGLMLVVVELMTGTFYLLIIGIAAGIGSLIAFLGQPFWMQTLIAAIAAFGGGVLVHRYHRAANAGSPKDSANDIGQTVTIESWVSEPQRLARVRYRGSVWDADVLGNDRVEPDARLYVVATEGSRLKVSSVRPA from the coding sequence ATGCAACCCGCACTGGCCTGGCTTCTGGTCGGCCTCATGCTCGTGGTGGTCGAACTGATGACCGGCACCTTCTATTTGCTGATCATCGGCATCGCCGCCGGGATCGGATCGCTGATCGCCTTCCTTGGTCAGCCCTTCTGGATGCAAACCCTGATTGCCGCGATCGCGGCGTTCGGCGGCGGCGTTCTCGTCCACCGCTACCACCGCGCGGCGAATGCCGGTTCACCGAAGGACAGCGCAAACGACATCGGCCAGACGGTGACGATCGAAAGCTGGGTAAGCGAACCCCAGCGGCTTGCGCGCGTGCGCTATCGCGGCTCGGTCTGGGATGCGGACGTCCTCGGCAACGATCGCGTCGAACCGGATGCACGGCTTTACGTCGTGGCGACGGAAGGCAGCCGTCTCAAGGTGTCTTCGGTCCGTCCCGCCTGA
- a CDS encoding OmpA family protein, giving the protein MNGLIGNSMGTTMHTAGRFGPRNRVMRGGLVLGVMGLALLGACAQQPPRNIGPNVTVVVLPKPPDGHVGAVMVRPLDGGKPVLLNKPYVEASLRDTKTVRTSPIDPKKVNEVFGKTLAALPAQPTSFLVYFVEGTDELNPDAKRAIDGVVAEIARRPSPEIAVVGHTDFVGTDQYNDTLSLQRALRVRDLLVRRGIPAKIIQAAARGKREPLIPTSEAKAERRNRRVEIIVR; this is encoded by the coding sequence TTGAACGGCTTGATCGGCAACTCGATGGGGACGACTATGCACACTGCAGGCCGTTTTGGGCCACGTAATCGGGTGATGCGTGGCGGACTCGTTCTCGGCGTGATGGGGCTCGCGCTTCTCGGCGCGTGCGCGCAGCAGCCGCCCCGTAACATCGGACCCAACGTCACGGTGGTGGTCCTGCCCAAGCCGCCCGACGGTCACGTCGGCGCGGTCATGGTGCGGCCCCTCGACGGGGGCAAGCCGGTGCTTTTGAACAAGCCCTACGTCGAGGCCAGCCTTCGCGATACCAAAACGGTGCGGACGTCGCCCATCGACCCAAAAAAAGTGAATGAAGTGTTTGGCAAAACATTGGCGGCGCTGCCCGCGCAGCCCACGTCGTTCCTGGTTTATTTCGTGGAGGGGACGGACGAACTCAACCCCGACGCCAAGCGCGCAATCGACGGCGTAGTCGCCGAGATCGCTAGGCGGCCCTCGCCGGAGATCGCCGTCGTCGGCCATACCGATTTCGTCGGCACCGATCAATACAACGACACGCTCTCCCTGCAGCGCGCCCTCAGGGTACGGGACCTGCTGGTTCGGCGCGGCATCCCGGCAAAAATTATTCAGGCCGCCGCGCGCGGAAAGCGCGAACCTCTGATTCCAACTTCCGAAGCCAAGGCCGAACGTCGCAACCGGCGGGTGGAAATTATTGTGCGTTGA
- a CDS encoding J domain-containing protein has protein sequence MSTTEILIALAGLYFGYWIVSKLIMDKPKAQPAPEYQSAPPPDRDLKEENAEPTWYETLNVSPDATAAEIKFSYRTLMSQYHPDKVANLGDELKTVAERKSKEINVAYEEGMRQRGERA, from the coding sequence ATGTCCACGACTGAAATCCTCATCGCGCTTGCCGGGCTCTACTTCGGCTACTGGATCGTCTCGAAACTGATCATGGACAAGCCGAAAGCACAGCCCGCGCCGGAATATCAATCGGCCCCTCCTCCCGATCGGGATCTCAAAGAGGAAAACGCGGAACCGACCTGGTACGAAACACTGAACGTATCGCCCGACGCGACGGCGGCCGAAATAAAGTTTTCCTACCGCACGCTGATGAGCCAATATCACCCCGACAAAGTCGCCAATCTCGGCGACGAGCTGAAGACCGTCGCCGAACGCAAGTCGAAGGAAATCAACGTCGCCTACGAAGAAGGCATGCGGCAACGCGGAGAGCGCGCCTGA
- a CDS encoding metallophosphoesterase, translating into MLRLFVLVLLLHLYMGWRLVPDMPFGVPGVVATVLLLALSLSVLPFAEYARRNKQNPCADHLAGAGFLAMGFFSTLLILTLLREVVLLSGVAASGSLIDAAAFQQLRAWSAAAVPVLAVLITIVGFVNARRRARIRTVEVPIAGLPETLRGFSIVQITDIHIGATIKHGYVSRIVDAVNTLEADMIAITGDLVDGSVGRLAAHTEPIGRLSARYGTFFVTGNHEYYSGVHAWIAEMRRLGVSVLLNEHVVLEHFGESVVVAGVTDLSAHHFDPAHRSDPVAALAGAPKKAAVKVLLAHQPRSAFAAAKAGFHLQLSGHTHGGQFFPWNFVVKLLEPFAAGLHRLDDLWIYVSRGTGYWGPPKRFGAPSEITHLRLVPA; encoded by the coding sequence ATGCTCCGACTGTTTGTCCTAGTCCTTTTGCTCCATCTCTACATGGGATGGCGCCTGGTTCCCGACATGCCTTTCGGCGTGCCGGGCGTTGTTGCGACAGTTCTCTTGCTGGCCCTCTCACTGTCCGTGCTGCCATTCGCCGAGTACGCGCGCCGGAACAAACAGAATCCCTGTGCGGATCACCTGGCCGGAGCGGGCTTCCTGGCCATGGGATTCTTCTCGACGCTCCTGATCCTGACGCTGTTGCGCGAAGTGGTCCTGTTGTCGGGAGTTGCCGCGAGCGGTTCGTTGATCGATGCGGCCGCCTTCCAGCAGTTGCGCGCATGGAGTGCGGCCGCGGTACCGGTTCTTGCCGTTCTCATCACGATAGTCGGCTTCGTCAATGCTCGACGTCGGGCTCGGATACGGACGGTCGAGGTTCCGATCGCAGGCTTGCCGGAGACGTTGCGCGGATTCAGCATTGTCCAGATCACCGACATCCATATCGGCGCGACCATCAAACACGGCTACGTGAGCAGGATCGTCGATGCGGTGAACACCCTGGAAGCGGACATGATCGCGATCACGGGAGACCTCGTGGACGGCAGCGTCGGGCGGCTTGCCGCGCATACGGAGCCGATCGGACGGTTGTCGGCGCGCTACGGCACTTTCTTCGTCACCGGGAATCATGAGTACTACTCCGGTGTACATGCCTGGATTGCTGAAATGCGCCGCCTCGGCGTGTCGGTGCTCCTGAACGAACATGTCGTGCTCGAGCACTTCGGAGAGTCCGTCGTGGTGGCCGGGGTTACCGACTTGAGCGCGCATCATTTCGATCCTGCGCATCGGAGCGATCCCGTTGCGGCGCTGGCTGGCGCGCCCAAAAAGGCCGCCGTGAAAGTGCTGCTTGCGCATCAGCCGCGATCGGCCTTCGCTGCTGCGAAAGCCGGTTTTCACCTGCAACTGTCCGGCCATACGCATGGTGGACAGTTTTTTCCCTGGAATTTTGTCGTGAAGCTTCTGGAGCCGTTTGCCGCGGGGTTGCATCGTCTGGACGACCTCTGGATTTACGTAAGCCGCGGCACCGGCTACTGGGGGCCGCCCAAGCGCTTCGGCGCGCCTTCCGAAATTACCCATCTCAGGCTGGTGCCGGCCTGA
- a CDS encoding site-2 protease family protein → MKLLAALFAAGKLGKFLTTGGTMLLSVFAYSFVFGWRYAVGFVLLIFVHEMGHFLAAKQRGLNVGAPTFIPFVGAWIQLKEQPMDAETEAFVDIAGPMLGSAGAFVCYLLAIDSGSHLLLALAYAGFVLNLFNLIPVSPLDGGRIVSVISPRIWFLGFPMLVALFIWRPSPLLILIGLFALPQLWTAFKDKNVLASDYYRAPREVRLKYAAQYLVLAGLLAVMAFETYEELKVSSF, encoded by the coding sequence CTGAAGCTGCTCGCCGCATTGTTCGCCGCCGGCAAGCTGGGGAAATTCCTGACGACCGGCGGCACAATGCTGCTCTCGGTGTTCGCGTACTCCTTTGTTTTCGGCTGGCGCTACGCGGTGGGTTTCGTCCTCCTGATCTTCGTGCACGAGATGGGTCATTTCCTGGCGGCGAAGCAACGCGGACTGAATGTCGGCGCCCCCACCTTCATCCCGTTCGTGGGCGCATGGATCCAGTTGAAGGAACAACCGATGGATGCGGAAACGGAAGCCTTCGTCGACATCGCCGGCCCGATGCTGGGAAGCGCGGGGGCTTTCGTTTGTTACCTTCTAGCGATCGACTCGGGGAGCCACCTGTTGCTGGCTCTGGCTTACGCCGGATTCGTCCTGAACCTGTTCAACCTGATTCCGGTCTCGCCCCTGGATGGCGGCCGCATCGTCTCCGTCATCTCCCCGCGAATCTGGTTCCTAGGCTTTCCGATGCTGGTCGCGTTGTTCATCTGGCGCCCCAGCCCGCTCCTGATTCTCATCGGACTCTTCGCCCTCCCCCAGCTCTGGACGGCGTTCAAGGACAAGAATGTCCTCGCGTCGGATTACTACCGGGCGCCGCGCGAAGTCAGGCTGAAATATGCGGCGCAGTATCTGGTGCTTGCGGGACTTCTCGCGGTGATGGCGTTCGAGACTTACGAGGAATTGAAGGTCAGTTCTTTCTGA
- a CDS encoding DUF1902 domain-containing protein — protein sequence MEYVINLHIERLPEGVYLATSDEVQGLVAQGRTIQETLEIACDVAKKLLESQGDGVSPKLSPARETFDYPLVVGV from the coding sequence ATGGAATACGTGATCAACTTGCATATCGAACGCCTTCCCGAGGGCGTCTATCTCGCCACGAGCGATGAAGTGCAGGGGCTGGTTGCCCAGGGACGCACGATTCAGGAAACCCTGGAAATCGCGTGCGATGTCGCGAAGAAGTTGCTGGAGTCACAGGGGGACGGGGTTTCTCCAAAGCTGTCGCCGGCACGCGAAACCTTCGATTACCCGCTGGTCGTGGGAGTTTGA
- a CDS encoding DUF2442 domain-containing protein, giving the protein MSSTAAEFEVLASRAWVDRRTVFVELTDGRQLGFPADRFDRLSQATDEQLQKVTLRLNGFALRWDELDEDITVRGVLEGRFQRALPTAA; this is encoded by the coding sequence ATGAGTTCCACCGCCGCTGAATTCGAGGTGCTCGCCTCGCGAGCATGGGTAGATCGCCGCACGGTTTTCGTTGAGTTGACGGACGGACGGCAGCTCGGTTTTCCCGCCGACCGCTTCGATCGCCTGAGCCAGGCGACCGACGAACAGTTGCAGAAAGTCACGTTGCGCCTCAACGGCTTTGCATTGCGCTGGGACGAGCTTGATGAGGACATAACGGTTCGCGGTGTTCTCGAAGGCAGGTTTCAGCGTGCCTTGCCAACGGCAGCGTGA